The genomic stretch CATGTATTCTAACTCGACACCAAACACATCAAATAAATGCCAGGTTGTGCGAGGAGATTCTTCTTTCGGTGGAGCTGACATAATTACAATCTTCTTTTTTGTTTTTCAATTCGATGTAAAATTGTCGAGATAATTTTGTGATACAATTCCTCTTGTAACACAAGGTCTTCAACGCCTGCATCAATACTCGGATTGTCGTTCACTTCAATGACATAGCATTCTTTGTCAATTTGTTTCAAATCTACCCCATAAAGACCATCCCCGATTAGCTTGGCAGCTTTTAGAGCTGTTCGAATAATCTGTTTGGGTGCTTGGCTGACAGGAATTGTTTCATATTTCCCCGTCACAGCTCCCCCTTTGCAGGAATGGTTGTAAATTTGCCAATGATTACGGGCCATGAAATATTTACATACGTACAAAGGCTGTCCGTCAAAAATGGCAACACGCCAATCAAAATCGGTAGGAAGAAATTCTTGCGCAACCAGAAGGTCTGATTTCTCCATCAGTGAACTACAAACCTGAGTAAATTCCTCTTTGCTGCTGACTTTCACAACCCCTTGAGAAAAAGCACTGTCAGGTTGCTTGATGACAAATGGAAAAGACAGTGTCGTCGCAACCTCTTCTAAATTATCCTTATGCACAATAATCGTTTTTGGAGCAGAAATCGAGTAACGCTCCAAAAGTTCGGTCATATAAACTTTATTAGAGCATCTCAGAATCGATTCTGGGTCGTCAACAACGACTAAACCTTCCGCAGCGGCTCTGCGTGCAAACCGATACGTGTGGTGATTCACGTTGGTGGTTTCTCGAATCAACAAAGCATCAAACTCGGCAAGTCTTCCGAAATCCTCTTTATGAATGATTTCCGTGCTCATACCCAAAGAATCAGCAGCTTTGATAAACTTTTGAATGGCTTTTTCATTAGATGGCCCGTACTTTTCTTCTGGGTTGTATAAAATGGCCAGGTCATAGGTCTTGCTGCTTTTTTTAGGAGCGATCGTTTTACGCCCCAGAAAAAAATCACGCGCTTTCTCTAATACAAAGTCATGATGCTCTAAAGGGATCTCATTGCCAGAGATTGTTCCGATTGAAGCTAAACACCACTTTTGGGAATCCCGATGAAATTGCGCTTGAAGAAAGGGAGCTTGGAATTCTTTAAAGAGATGCGATGACAGTCTCTCATATTTTTGGGCGACATTTTTTCCAAAATAAATGCTTAACGTAAAGCGATTTGAATGAATCGTTTTTAAACTTTTTTGAATCAGCTCATCTAATTCTTGAGAAACAAATCGAATCATCGCTGAAGATTTGAAATCTTGCATAGCCAGCAAGCTGGGTTGCGGTTTGTGCCCTCTTGCCGTGGCAATCAAAGTCACGTAATAGCCAATTGTCTGATAGCGATATGAACGACACAGGTTAAAAATACGGGCATGACGCATTTTACTATAGGCCGGATCCATCAAATAGGTCTTAGCTTCGACGACTTCAATTTCAGGGATATCAAGTGGCCAATCTTTTAGGTTATTGACGACAACAAAAATCTGCATAAAACCCTTTCGTTTAGATAGATAATGGGTGAAAAGTAGCTTTGTTTTTTGACTCTTCCCTTTATTTATTTTTTTAGTATTTCAGAAAGAGAAATGCAATCAAAATTTCAAAATAAAAATTCGGATAAAAAGAAATGACTGAGCAACAAAATTAAAAAAGAAAAAAAGAAAAGCACTCCGTAAGGAGTGCTTGATAGAATGGAGAATTAAGACTGAGCTCCCGCCATTTGCCCTTTAATAGCAAACAGTTGTGCATAAAGCTCATAAACTTTCCTGGCTATTTCGCCACATTTTTGCGTTTTCTCAACAGATGTTTGTGTCCGATCGCTCAATTTGTTTTTCATTTTATCCAAATCGAGCTCAAGAATCACTTTTTTAGCATCGCTCGGAGTATTTGCAACACCTTGAAGGGCCCCAATTCCTTGTCCAAATGCGCCTAATGGAGTGGCAACAGTTCCTGCCGCAGTTAAAAAATTAAAAATCTTACCACTATCACCAATAATTTTAACTGCCTGAAAGGCTCCACCGGCTACTGGAGCAAGCCCTACCGCTCCAGACCCGATCGTTAACACTGCCGAAGCAACCGAGGGAGCGATTCTCTTCCAATTATCAATCGTATCGCGGATTTTAATCCCTTGATACTTAATCTCAAGGAGGGTGTCTTGACAATATTGATTGTCAAAACGCGCACTTTTGCGAAACATGAACATCAAAACGCTTAAAGCCAGATTTAGCAATCTTTCATCATTTGGATTTCCATCAGCTAGCTCTCGACGGAGCTGCTCGCCTAATTTTTCCAGATAAACTTCAATTGGATCATGCAAATATGGATTCCCATTTTCGTCCACTAAAGGACTTCCATTGGCGACCTCATGGTCATGGACATCCACATGGTCATTTAAGTCTCTTTTTCTAAGATCTGTGTGTGGCATGTTGTGCCCTCCTTAAACGTCTATTTTTAAAGCGCGTTGACGCTGCTTCAAAAGCTTAATCCGTTCACCCCAAGAATCTTTGACTCGATTGAGTGAATCTTGAAGTCCCCGAATATAAAATTCCATTTGCTTATTATTTTGATGACGATCGAGTGAAACTCCATACATTTCACTGATGAGTTTCCGATTCTTATGTTGGAGAATGGCTTGCGTAAGTTCGGTTGATCCTTTTCCTAGACTGACTCCCGCCTGAAGGGCCCCTGCAATAACCACTAACACAGCACTTGGAGGGAACGCGATCATCATGACGACGCCTCCAACAGAACTAGCCATCATGCAGCCAGTCAAAATCCCATCTAGCCATTTGATTATTTTCGCACTCTTCTTACGCGCATTTTTATCGTCTAAAATGCTAAAATAGGCTTTTTCAAGCTCTTTATTTGTCTTTACGGAAATGGAAACTAGTTTGGTTAAAATTTTCAAATTTTCTTGGGCAAGCTCTCCCTCTACATGCATCAAACGCATAAATTCTTTATGCAAATAAGCTTCTTCGGCATTGAGATCTACTTCCTGTTTTAAAGAGGGGTCACCAGAATCGCTATCACTGCCATTTTGTTGAGATAAATCTTGTTTTGCCTCAATAGGTTGAAAAAGCGAGCGCGTGACAATTTTATTTCCATTGGGGTCTTCTTTTGTATGCTCGTGCCCATCTTCATTCGTTTCTTTAATTTGATAGAGTAAATGATCGACAGCAGCCAGAGTTTTCTGTAAGGCATGCACATCAAAGTGATCTGGTGCTTGGAGACGGGGACATGGAGAAATCGGCTTGGAAGGCATTTTAGGGGCATCTTCCTCTTCTTCCTGTTCTTCCGAAGCAATTTTTAACGTTTGAACGGGCTTAGCCTCTGGCGTATAAAATAATCCCAAAAACCAGTGCACATAATCGTAAACTTTCCCTAAGACAGCGGAATCCTGCTTTTTAGGCTGCTCAGGCGCAAAAGGAAGTTCTTCTGGCTTGATTTCTTCTTCTTCTTCAAAAGGAGCCAGCGATTGAATCGAACTCACATAGTATTCGGATTCGGGCACGGGTGGGGTATTTTTCCCCAATATATCCTTAATACGGAATGGATTTTGTCGTAAATCTAAAGATGTTGTAGGATTAAGCTTTGGAACAACCATTTTGATCTCCTGCCTCTTTAAGATATTTTTCCCATCCTGTACGCATTAATTCAATATGATTGAGGAGTGGGTGTGGCGTATTTTTGTGTTTAATCGCAATTTCTTCAGCCGCATCGAGAGCTTCAAATCCTTTTTGGATTTGATTGAGGAAAAAAAAGCATTCAGCAGCATAGAAAGAGATATACGGATCGTCAATATCTAGCAATGCTGCAAAAGAATAAGCTTCAAGTGCAAGCGTATAGTTTTTTTGAACCTGAAACGTAGCCCCCAAGCCCATCCAATTTTTTTTGGAATGTGGATCTACAGCTGTCAACAGCTGAAAATAATGGTGCGCCGTTTCATACTTGCCGTGCATATAAAATGCATAAGCAGAACCATACAAACACGAAAGAATCTCCTCAGAGAGAACAGGTCTTTCGTTTAGCTCATTTTTATTGATAAAATCAGAGATCTGCCCGAGAGATTCCTCTAGCTTTTCCACCTGACTTTGAGTTTCAGAGATCATCATGGCTTTTACCCGCCTGCAATCTTGCGCGCTTTATTGATTTTATCTTCGTGCAAGGGTTTTAAAATACTTCTTGCCATTTGATACGTCTCATAACGATCATTTGTCAAGCGCGTAATGGTTTGCATTTGCATTTCGTTTTGAATATTTTGGTCTTCGATCGTCATCCGAATGTTTTCAACGAGACGATCCCTTTCATCTTTTTTAAAAGATTGCTTATTTTCTGGGATACTCACACCAATTTGCTTGGCTTCTTCTAAAAGCTTTTTTAATTCTTCATTTTTTGAACAATCAAATTCACCTTTAGAATTGGTCGCATTGTTGATATTTTGCAAAAGTTTGTGCAGTGTGCTTACTTCCCCTTGCCGTTTTTTTAGGCTAGAAAATTCTTTGATTGTCTCTTCTTTCAATTGCCGAAGTCTCTCGGTATTGATTAAGAGAAGCAAGGACTCTAAAGACAGATGCTGAGGATCAACATCCTCTTTGTTCTCTATCGCTTTAGATAAGACCTCAACAACAGCTTGCTGACTTGGCATCTTTTCCTCCTGAAGCAATTTAAATTAATAAGGTGCTTATTAACTGGCTATTAATTTAAATAGCCTGTTTGCTTTGAAAATGAATCATATCAATGCGCTGAATTTAGGTAAAGGTATCTAAGAATTCATTATTAAAGAGCAAAAGGCCGAATCTGCACTGCCATCCGCAATCTAGATAGTTAAATACCTACGTATTTAAGATGAAATTAAAATTAGTTTATCCCCCCTTCAGCAGCTTGATTATTATTTTCTTTTTATCTAGTGTGAAATAAATGGCTTTACTAAGGAATTCTTATGCCCATGCCTGCTTTTTTTTTTCGCATTCTAGGCGCGACACTTCCTCTTGCTTCACCTCCTTCTGTTCCGTCAGATCACCCTATTCTGGAGAGGAATGCTTCGTCAACGATTTCTGAACCCGCCAAAAATATGCCCGCTGACCAGTCCACCATACCAGAGACAACGGCTGATGAAGATCTGCAAAAAGGAGCTCTTTATTTTTACGGAAAAGGTGTTCCTCAAGATTATGCTGAGGCGTTCAGGTGGTATAAAAAATCAGCCGACCGAGGAAATCTTGAAGCCATGACCCTGTTAGGCAATATGTTTATCTTGGGTGAAGGTGTTCCCAAAAACTATGACACAGCTTTTCAATTGTTTAGCTCGGCCGCACAATCAGGCTATTCTCTGGCACAAAATAATCTCGCAACGATGTACGAAAATGGATGGGCAGTAGAACAAGACATTCCTAAAGCTCTTGAATTATACCGACAAGCTGCCGAGCAAAAAAACCCTTTTGCTCAAGCGAATTTAGGCCGATTTTACGAAAACGGGATTGGCGTAGAAAAAAATTTAACTGAGGCATTCAATTACTACCGTGAAGCAGCGGATCAAAATAACCCACAAGGCTTAAATGCAGTGGGTCGGTTCTATCTCGAAGTTTTAAATCCTAAAGATTACAACAAAGCTCTTGAATATTTTCAAAAAGCAGCCAAATTAAAGTATGTACACTCAGAGAACAATTTAGGAGTCATGTACGAAAATGGATGGGGCATTCCTTCCAATATTTCAGCCGCACTCGCTGCGTACAAGCAAGCAGCCGACCAAGGAAATCCTTATGCACAAGCTAATTTAGGACGCTTGTATGAAAGTGGGAAAGGAGTTCAAAAAGATTATACAGAAGCGATTCGGTGGTACCAAAAAGCAGCTGATCAAGGTCTTGACATTGCACAAAATGACCTTGGACGTATGTATCAATATGGATGGGGTGTGCCCCAAGATTTCCAGACAGCCCTGAAATTTTACCAAATGGCTGCCAAAAATGGACTAGGCTCTGCCGAGACAAACATCGGTGTCATGTATGAAAACGGGATTGGGGTCCAAAAAAATTACGAGCAGGCTTTTAATTGGTATCAGAAAGCAGCTGACCATGAGAATCCAGAAGGACAATACAACTTGGCTCTAATGTATGAAAATGGCAGAGGCATCCAACCCAACCTACAAACGGCCGCCCAATATTACCAATTAGCTGCCAGTCAAGGATCAAGTTTAGCCCAAAATAATTTGGGTGTATTTTATTTAACAGGAAAGGGAGTCGAAAAAGACTTAAAACGAGCCTTTGATCTCTTTACACAAGCCGCCGAGAGTGGACACCCCGTCGCAGCTAGCAATTTAGGTCGCTTATACGAAACTGGCAGTGGTGTCCCACAAGATTATTTAAAAGCTTTATACTGGTATCAAAAATCTGCAGAACAAAATGATCCTCTCGGGTTATACTATTTGGGGCGACTCTACATAAACGGCTTAGGTACACAAAAAAAAGGACAAGAAGGGTTAGATCTTTTTAAAAGAGCAGCTCGCCTTGGAAATCCTCAAGCTCAAGCTGAGTTGCAAAAGCAAAATTTAAGTTGGTAAGAGGTTAACATGGGTATTTTAATTGCAATTTTGTTAAATACAATCGCTGTTTTTGTTACAGCTCAAATTCTTCCCGGGGTACGCCTGGATAATTTTAGTACGGCACTTGTCGTCGCCGTTGTTTTGGGAGCCATCAACACATTCATTCGACCCATTATTTTTCTTCTGACCTTACCGATTAATATTTTAACGCTCGGTCTATTCACTTTTGTGATTTTAGGCTTACTTGTTTTGCTTGTAAGTGCCATTGTTCCAGGCTTTCATGTGGATGGCTTTTGGTGGGCTGTAGCCTTTTCTCTTGTTTTAGCCGTCATTAATAGCGTCATCTCTTCTTTTGTGCCCTAATCATTGCAATTCTTCGATCCGTTTAATCCCTGTTTTATCAAGGATTAAGCGGAACTTTTTTAATTCTGCTTGTTTTTTGTTTTCTCCGATCTGATATGTGTTTTTCAAGATAATGTTCAAATGATAAACCTTGGGCAACAGCGTGACTCCGACCTGATGTGTTTCGGGATCCACTGTAATGTATTGATAATAAGGATTCGAAGCTTTGCGTAAAAAAGAATCGATATTAAACCGAAAAAGGTTGTGGAGTTCATGCCTCCGATTTTCCACGTGGCCATGTTTTCTCTGAACATTTACAACTTTCTTATAATAAAACACAGTTTCAGGTCGCTTGAAGGACTCTAATGTTGAATGAAAACCCTTATTGCGCACTTGAACAATTTCGGATGGCACACTCTTTGAATCCACAAATGTGAAGGACTCTCGAATGGTGCCTAAAATTTCTTCTCGACTTCTAAAACGAATTTTGGTGGTGTAATCAGGAAACCATTTCAACGTTTGTCGATAGGACAAGGTTTTTAATCCTTCTTTTAAACGGTCTTTCAAAATGTAAAATGCCACAGTAATCAGAACAAACGGGAATGAATTGATGACAAAAACATTTCCTCCCCAAATAAATAAGAGAAGGTAGAAGAACATGGCGATACCAGCCGAAAAACTTCCAATTAAATTTTTAATAGCTGAATCGGATGAAAATCTTGTGACCTCCGGGAAAAGGGCTGTCATCACAAATTTTTTCGATAAATTATTTTGATAGGAAATAAATTCATTCTTCAAGCTATCTGGCTTATTGGGCTCGGGTTCCTGATTCCTTTCCTGCCTTCTTTTCTTTTCCTGTAGAATGAAGTCACATAGCTCTGCATCAAGCTGCGCAAACTGGGCATTTTTTGAAAAACGAACCTTCTCTAAGAGAACGGTTAAATAATAATTGATTACATTACTCACAAACTCTTCAACATACGCAAAATAATCCAATGTGACAGGCTGCACGGGTAAAACGCTATACTTTTTTTGCACACTTAAATATTCTTGAATCAATTGATCAAGCCCTCGCATAAAGGTTTCTAGTTCTTCCTTTACACTCTCGCCCTGCACTCCTGACCGATTTGCGTCTAATTGAAAACTTAAAGCTTTTACTTTTTGGCGGATCGAACTGCGCACAATGTTGCCAAACAGTTTCAGTTCATCCTCAATTTTCTCTTCATTCAAATTCTTATCCATCGCCCACGTCTTTAACCGTGTAAGCGGAGATCGCGCGTCGTGCATATTCAGCAACTGCTCAATGGTAAACACAGGCGTTTTGAAACGCACTAAATTGGTTTGATCTTGATAAAACTGCTCGCGCGTATAGGTTTCTTTATTGACTTGAAGAGAGTTTGGAATAAAAAAATAGAATTCTTGCGTTTGCGTTGTCTCATCCATATCGGGATGAGAATAAAAATTGGATTTGATTTCAAATTGCAGCTGATCTCGAATCCGTAGGGCTTCCCCTTTGTCAAATTCCTTCAAGAAACTCTCCATGGAACCCTCTTTAACATCGAGCCTTTTTTCTTTACCATTATGAGAACGACCTATTTTGTCAAGGGAGTCTCTTTATATGTTTATTATTATCACTTTCCTCCATATAATCTGGCGACAGAACAAAGCATGTTGGCTTTACCTATTTTTACTGAAGGAGACTTTAGATGACATACGCCGCAAGCCCTAGTTTTTCCATCCATTTTGCAGCATCCCCAGAAAAAAATAGCTTTTTTAAAACTATTGAATCTGCTGCCGATTTACATGGCCGCAAAGCATGCTTGATTAAATTAACCTTACTTCCTTTTCAACTCGGACAAGCAACTTTTAATTTTGCCGTTCAAGCCATTAAATTAGCTGGACTTACACTCATTCTAAGTGGTGACTACTCACAATCTCTTACAAATCTCTACTGGAAGACTTTAGTCGATTTTAGCAAAAGTGCCATTCGCCTCGCTGTCCGCATTGTGCAAACTGTAGGCTATGTTTTTGGATATTCAGCCGGCTTGCTTATTCATCCATGCATTGGACGATGGGTTGAAAAACATGTGGATCGGCTAAATGTTTTGAAATTTCATTCTTTTTCTAAAGACCTCAAACGCTTTTTTAGCAAGCAACATGGGAATCCCAGTTACTGCCATCACTTTTTTGGTTCCTATTTCCCCGGGGGAACTTTCACACAAAAGGCAGGAATCCCCGAAAAACCAGAGAAAGAAAAAGAGGGAATATTCTACGAACCAGACTTTTCTCATGCAGAGGATTTCCACCGCATTTTGGGAATTCACCCAGATAACTGTAAACCTGAAAGCAATATCACCAGGCGTTTTAAAAAGCTTTCCCTCCTGTATCACCCAGATAAAAATCCTGGTAATCCTGATGCCGAAGAAAAATACAAGATGATCACTAATGCGCGGGACAAATTAAAAGCTAACCCGCGCTCTCGGACATCATTTACATCTAAGGAACCTTTACATTCTACTGATCATTCCACCACTACAACTTCCCTGGACAATCCTCCAGACATCGTCATGCCCACCCAAGGCCTTTCGGAAGAAGATTTTGTTAAACACGCAGGGAAAACGCTTTTTGAAATTTGTGTATTGAGTGAAATTCCCCAAATAGGCACTCAGAAAGTCCAAGATAAATATCGGGATTTGATCGAAGCAATTGATACTTACAAGACAACGCATTCTGCACTTGATTTGAAACTCCGCAAGCAGTTGGATGAAATTGTAGAGCTTATTCGCTTTCATGAAACCTTTATTAAAGATTTTACCCTCTCCCCTACCATGCTTTTTCTCGGTAGACAAGATCCAAGTATTCTGCAAAAACAGATCGACGACTTAGTCAAAATAAAGCCCAAGCACCTCAAAAACTTCAAGCGGTTGCCCGAAAATTCAAACGTCGCTTTAGCAAACCTCATTTTAAGCTATCGCTATTATGAAAAGGTTTCCGCACTGTACCTTTTAATTGCGCATCACTATTACCAGCAAAAAAAACAGTCCATGGGCTATTATAAGGTGCGAGACTATCGAGAACATGTTGCATCTGAGTTTTTTCAATACCACAAAGTCATCATTAACACAAAATGTAAGGACAAACTTTTTCAAGGATATGCACAAAAAGATCCTAGCCATCCTGCTCCGCTTTATTTAAGCTATTGTCAGTTCTTTTTGAATGATTTAACTGAGTCTGCTCGCCAAAATTCCCGCAGAATGCTTACTGGGGGAGATTTTCTTAAACTAATGCTGTTTTCCAAAATTTTAATCTAAGAGGTTGCAATGGGAAATAAACCAAAAATTTTAGCTTTTGCTGGAAGCCTAAGAAAAGATTCTTTCAATAAAAAATTGGTCAAAATTGCGATAGAAGGAGCCAAACACTCGGGTGTAGAAGTCACTTATCTAGACTTAGCAGACTACCCACTCCCCTTATATGATGGCGATTTAGAACAAAGACAAGGCCTTCCAGACAATGCTAAAGCCCTCAAAAAAATCTTTCTTGCACACCAAGGTTTTTTAATTTCTTCTCCCGAGTACAATAGCTCGCTTCCAGGAACATTTAAAAATATGATCGACTGGGTGTCTAGACCTTCGCCCGACGAGCCTGAATATTTAGCTC from Parachlamydia acanthamoebae encodes the following:
- a CDS encoding RimK family protein, translating into MQIFVVVNNLKDWPLDIPEIEVVEAKTYLMDPAYSKMRHARIFNLCRSYRYQTIGYYVTLIATARGHKPQPSLLAMQDFKSSAMIRFVSQELDELIQKSLKTIHSNRFTLSIYFGKNVAQKYERLSSHLFKEFQAPFLQAQFHRDSQKWCLASIGTISGNEIPLEHHDFVLEKARDFFLGRKTIAPKKSSKTYDLAILYNPEEKYGPSNEKAIQKFIKAADSLGMSTEIIHKEDFGRLAEFDALLIRETTNVNHHTYRFARRAAAEGLVVVDDPESILRCSNKVYMTELLERYSISAPKTIIVHKDNLEEVATTLSFPFVIKQPDSAFSQGVVKVSSKEEFTQVCSSLMEKSDLLVAQEFLPTDFDWRVAIFDGQPLYVCKYFMARNHWQIYNHSCKGGAVTGKYETIPVSQAPKQIIRTALKAAKLIGDGLYGVDLKQIDKECYVIEVNDNPSIDAGVEDLVLQEELYHKIISTILHRIEKQKRRL
- a CDS encoding SycD/LcrH family type III secretion system chaperone is translated as MMISETQSQVEKLEESLGQISDFINKNELNERPVLSEEILSCLYGSAYAFYMHGKYETAHHYFQLLTAVDPHSKKNWMGLGATFQVQKNYTLALEAYSFAALLDIDDPYISFYAAECFFFLNQIQKGFEALDAAEEIAIKHKNTPHPLLNHIELMRTGWEKYLKEAGDQNGCSKA
- a CDS encoding SEL1-like repeat protein translates to MPMPAFFFRILGATLPLASPPSVPSDHPILERNASSTISEPAKNMPADQSTIPETTADEDLQKGALYFYGKGVPQDYAEAFRWYKKSADRGNLEAMTLLGNMFILGEGVPKNYDTAFQLFSSAAQSGYSLAQNNLATMYENGWAVEQDIPKALELYRQAAEQKNPFAQANLGRFYENGIGVEKNLTEAFNYYREAADQNNPQGLNAVGRFYLEVLNPKDYNKALEYFQKAAKLKYVHSENNLGVMYENGWGIPSNISAALAAYKQAADQGNPYAQANLGRLYESGKGVQKDYTEAIRWYQKAADQGLDIAQNDLGRMYQYGWGVPQDFQTALKFYQMAAKNGLGSAETNIGVMYENGIGVQKNYEQAFNWYQKAADHENPEGQYNLALMYENGRGIQPNLQTAAQYYQLAASQGSSLAQNNLGVFYLTGKGVEKDLKRAFDLFTQAAESGHPVAASNLGRLYETGSGVPQDYLKALYWYQKSAEQNDPLGLYYLGRLYINGLGTQKKGQEGLDLFKRAARLGNPQAQAELQKQNLSW
- a CDS encoding phage holin family protein; translated protein: MGILIAILLNTIAVFVTAQILPGVRLDNFSTALVVAVVLGAINTFIRPIIFLLTLPINILTLGLFTFVILGLLVLLVSAIVPGFHVDGFWWAVAFSLVLAVINSVISSFVP
- a CDS encoding J domain-containing protein; this translates as MTYAASPSFSIHFAASPEKNSFFKTIESAADLHGRKACLIKLTLLPFQLGQATFNFAVQAIKLAGLTLILSGDYSQSLTNLYWKTLVDFSKSAIRLAVRIVQTVGYVFGYSAGLLIHPCIGRWVEKHVDRLNVLKFHSFSKDLKRFFSKQHGNPSYCHHFFGSYFPGGTFTQKAGIPEKPEKEKEGIFYEPDFSHAEDFHRILGIHPDNCKPESNITRRFKKLSLLYHPDKNPGNPDAEEKYKMITNARDKLKANPRSRTSFTSKEPLHSTDHSTTTTSLDNPPDIVMPTQGLSEEDFVKHAGKTLFEICVLSEIPQIGTQKVQDKYRDLIEAIDTYKTTHSALDLKLRKQLDEIVELIRFHETFIKDFTLSPTMLFLGRQDPSILQKQIDDLVKIKPKHLKNFKRLPENSNVALANLILSYRYYEKVSALYLLIAHHYYQQKKQSMGYYKVRDYREHVASEFFQYHKVIINTKCKDKLFQGYAQKDPSHPAPLYLSYCQFFLNDLTESARQNSRRMLTGGDFLKLMLFSKILI
- a CDS encoding NADPH-dependent FMN reductase is translated as MGNKPKILAFAGSLRKDSFNKKLVKIAIEGAKHSGVEVTYLDLADYPLPLYDGDLEQRQGLPDNAKALKKIFLAHQGFLISSPEYNSSLPGTFKNMIDWVSRPSPDEPEYLAPYKGKAAAIMSASPSHLGGLRGLVHLRAMLENIFIYVLPEQVWIAHADEAFNADGQLKDVKEQQKAIQEGKNLADFVLKLHAPLPEGSHL